One Xenopus tropicalis strain Nigerian chromosome 8, UCB_Xtro_10.0, whole genome shotgun sequence genomic window carries:
- the asb12.2 gene encoding ankyrin repeat and SOCS box containing 12: MKTLLHKYIKMSVMDINKIFSMLKPKEDDEELAEARELHLAVTMDNPEYLNSLLSQDRFKGLINTRCGWGVPMTPLRLAASKGSLECLKILLANGAEIDSLDVKAQTPLFAAVSAGHFDCVKELLEAGASPCGSIYNNGSPVLTSAREGNASILRELLKHGAEVNVKSKLPDWATNNTSTTGPLYLSAVYGHTQCFKTLLLYGADPDYNCTDQKLLQKIKQAKSVLEICLKHGCRTHFVQLLIDFGANLYLPDIHTSKAFPNHEAKELLMRERVHPRSLMSQSRLTIRKQLKGAQGALCTEHAIEQLEIPQSMIRYLQHQT; encoded by the exons ATGAAAACACTACTGCACAAATACATCAAAATGAGTGTAATGGACATCAACAAGATTTTCTCCATGCTGAAGCCCAAAGAGGATGACGAAGAGCTTGCAGAGGCACGTGAGCTTCACTTAGCGGTAACCATGGATAATCCTGAGTATCTAAATTCACTGCTTTCACAGGACAGATTTAAGGGATTAATCAATACACGATGTGGATGGGGAGTTCCAATGACCCCTCTACGCTTGGCTGCATCCAAAGGCTCTCTAGAGTGTTTAAAGATTCTCTTGGCCAATGGAGCAGAGATAGACAGCCTGGATGTGAAGGCCCAGACACCTCTCTTTGCTGCAGTCAGTGCTGGACATTTTGACTGTGTCAAGGAACTGCTGGAAGCTGGAGCCAGCCCATGTGGCAGCATCTATAATAATGGTTCCCCTGTCCTCACTTCTGCTCGGGAAGGCAACGCCAGCATTTTAAGGGAACTCCTAAAACATGGAGCAGAAGTAAACGTCAAGTCAAAGTTGCCTGATTGGGCTACGAATAACACAAGCACCACAGGACCTTTATATCTTTCTGCAGTATATGGACACACACAGTGTTTCAAAACTCTTCTCCTTTATGGAGCCGATCCTGATTATAACTGTACTGACCAGAAACTTTTGCAGAAGATCAAGCAAGCCAAATCAGTGTTGGAGATCTGCCTGAAGCATGGCTGCAGAACACATTTTGTACAACTGCTCATTGATTTTGGAGCTAATTTGTATTTGCCTGATATCCATACAAGTAAAGCATTCCCAAACCATGAGGCAAAGGAACTTCTCATGAGAGAAAGAG tcCATCCCAGGTCCCTTATGTCTCAGTCTCGTCTGACCATAAGGAAGCAGCTGAAGGGGGCACAAGGGGCACTTTGCACTGAGCATGCAATTGAGCAGCTGGAGATACCACAGTCAATGATCAGATACCTACAGCACCAAACATGA